The genomic DNA GACGAAGCGCTCGCCCTCGATCTCGCTCGCCGTTTCGTCCGCGGCAAGCTGCGGAACCAGGGCGTGCTGCTCATGCAGTATCGCGACCGCCACCCGGATATCCCACGCGCCATCGACGCGCTCCGCGACGCCCTCCAGCGCGCCGCCCGTGCCGGTGGGCACGGCGGGCTCCTCGCCGCCGAGGGCTACGGGAGCGGTGCCTACTTCAGCGCGCTCGCCACGCTCTTCCCTCCCGCATTTTCCTTCCCCGGTCGCCAGCGCCGTCCCCCACCCGACCCGGTCAATGCCCTCCTCAGCTTGGGCTACACGCTGCTCGCCCAGCGCGCGGTGAGTGCCCTGCGCGCCGTCGGCCTCGACCCGCACGTCGGCTTCCTCCACCAACTGCGCCCCGGCCGCCCCTCGCTCGCCCTCGATCTGATCGAGGAGTTCCGTCCGGTCGTCGATGCGTTCGTCCTCGACCTCCTGACGCGCGGTCAACTCCTGCCCGAACACTTCGCTCCCCCACAGCCGGAACGCGGTGTCC from Thermomicrobium sp. 4228-Ro includes the following:
- the cas1 gene encoding CRISPR-associated endonuclease Cas1, whose amino-acid sequence is MRALYVVEQGAVLRRSGELLVVERDGETLARAPLLRLQLVILFGNVHVTTPTLVVLLERGIELVLLTADGEYRGRLVGPEATSAELRIRQLEAARDEALALDLARRFVRGKLRNQGVLLMQYRDRHPDIPRAIDALRDALQRAARAGGHGGLLAAEGYGSGAYFSALATLFPPAFSFPGRQRRPPPDPVNALLSLGYTLLAQRAVSALRAVGLDPHVGFLHQLRPGRPSLALDLIEEFRPVVDAFVLDLLTRGQLLPEHFAPPQPERGVRLTPDGLRLFLAAWEGWWEQPVALAGTRRPARDALFEQARRLARVLRAPAEPYLTVPIEAWWQADESVDPHPAREQP